A genomic stretch from Peromyscus eremicus chromosome 6, PerEre_H2_v1, whole genome shotgun sequence includes:
- the LOC131912543 gene encoding cornifin-B isoform X2 — protein MSSHQQKQPCTGPPQLHEQQVKQPCQPPPQEPCPCHPKAPEPCHPKAPEPCHPKAPEPCHPKAPEPCHPKVPEPCPSTITPVLAQQKTKQK, from the exons ATGAGTTCACACCAGCAGAAGCAGCCCTGCACAGGACCTCCTCAGCTGCATGAGCAGCAAGTGAAACAGCCTTGCCAACCACCACCGCAGGAGCCATGT CCCTGCCACCCCAAGGCTCCTGAGCCCTGCCACCCCAAGGCTCCTGAGCCCTGCCACCCCAAGGCTCCTGAGCCCTGCCACCCCAAGGCTCCTGAGCCCTGCCACCCCAAGGTGCCTGAACCCTGCCCTTCCACTATCACTCCAGTACTAGCCCAACAGAAGACAAAGCAAAAGTAA
- the LOC131912543 gene encoding cornifin-B isoform X1 — protein MSSHQQKQPCTGPPQLHEQQVKQPCQPPPQEPCVSQIKEPCDIKVPEPSHPKAPEPCHPKLPEPCHPKAPEPCHPKAPEPCHPKAPEPCHPKAPEPCHPKAPEPCHPKAPEPCHPKVPEPCPSTITPVLAQQKTKQK, from the coding sequence ATGAGTTCACACCAGCAGAAGCAGCCCTGCACAGGACCTCCTCAGCTGCATGAGCAGCAAGTGAAACAGCCTTGCCAACCACCACCGCAGGAGCCATGTGTCTCCCAAATCAAGGAGCCCTGTGACATCAAGGTTCCTGAACCCAGTCACCCCAAAGCTCCTGAGCCCTGCCATCCCAAGCTTCCTGAGCCCTGCCACCCCAAGGCTCCTGAGCCCTGCCACCCCAAGGCACCTGAGCCCTGCCACCCCAAGGCTCCTGAGCCCTGCCACCCCAAGGCTCCTGAGCCCTGCCACCCCAAGGCTCCTGAGCCCTGCCACCCCAAGGCTCCTGAGCCCTGCCACCCCAAGGTGCCTGAACCCTGCCCTTCCACTATCACTCCAGTACTAGCCCAACAGAAGACAAAGCAAAAGTAA